The window ATATTAAAAAATCTAGATCAATTTAATAGTATCCGAGTTTTTAGTAATCATCCAAAAACATTTTTTATACAGGAACCTAAAGAAAATATAGTATTTCCTTTTAGTCAGCAAACAAATCAAAATAACAATCAACAAGAGAATGTAGACTACATATTTGATCAACCTGTACAAGAATTAAGCGAAACTATTAAGCAATTAATAATATCAATTAACATACAAGATCTTATTTTTGAATCCCTCCTTGCAGAACAAGCAGCTAGATTTTTATCTATGGATTCTGCCACAAGGAATGCTGAAAATTTATTATCAAACATGAAAATAGAATATAATAAACTCAGACAAGCAAATATAACAAGAGAATTAACTGAATTATCAAGTAGTTTTAATCAACTTTAATTAGATTAATTAGCTACTTTATATTTTCAACAAAGAGTATTAAACTTAAATTAAATGATCTTGCTCGATTTAATATTTAATTAAGTAAATACTATGAATAAACTGGCATTCAAAAAATCCATACTTTGGCTATTGTTTTTAACTTTATCTTTATTAAGCTCTTATGTAGCTATAACTTATTTTACTAAAGCTATACCTTTACTTAAAATTCAGATTAATAGCGATAAAAATAAAATACTTAAAAAAGCAAGAAAATTAAGTGCCAAATACGGTATAGGGCCTAAAGACTTCAAACAATCTGCTTATTTTATTTGCGAACATAACATTCAGAATTATATTGAATTAGAGCTCAATCAAGCATCCTCAATTGAGGATATTATAGAAAAAAAACTATATTACCCTTATACGTGGCAAGTTAGACATTTTCAGGAATATAATGCCAATGAAAGTGTTATAAAATTTACACCTGAAGGTAAATTTTATGGATTTATAGAGCATATTTCAGAAAATGAGCCTGGTTCTTCTTTAAGTGAAGAAGAAGCGCAAGCTATAATAAAAAATTTTTTAAATAAAGAAACTAGTATTGACTTAAACGAATATACACTTATCTCTCATTCATCAGAACATAGAATAAATGGCAGAACCGATCATACCTTTATTTATCAAAAGAATCTAATGACTCCTTGCCTAAAACATTGTTTAACTTTATCAATCTGTGGAAATAAAGTTACAGTAATGAATCACTATATCGATATACCAGAAGTTTTCATGCGCAAATTTGATCAACTAAAATCATCAAGTGAGTGGATAAATACCTGCGCAAATATGACTGTATATACTCTATATATATTTCTAGGTCTATTGGTAGGCTTATTATATCTAATCAAAAAAAATCTTTTAATAACACGTCCTGCTATTATGTTAGGTTTTGTTTTGGCAATTACCGAATTATTTTACAAATTAAATGAAATTCCTCTTAGTTGGTTTTATTATAACACTGCAAATTCTTTAAGCTCGCATCAAATTAATTATATTGGCGGAAATTTGACTATGTTTATAGTTTATATATTCCTATACGTTTCTACAATAGCTGTAGCTGAAGGGCTTACACGTAGAGCATTTAAAAATCATATTCAATTTTGGAAGATACTTAGACCTTCGGTAATATCTACTTATCAAACAATCATTCAAATAATAGTAAGCTATTTAATATTACCAATATATATAACATTTATAATACTATTTTATACTTTTGTTATAAAATATTTTGGTTGGTGGAGCCCATCAACATCACTTATAAATCCTAATATATTAAGCATTTATTTACCTGGCTTTAGCGTAGTTACATATAGCCTTAGATCAAGCATTTGGCAAGAATGCTTATTTAGAGCTATTCCTTTATCTTTCTGCTCCATAATCTCTGAAGAAAAAAAATATAAAAATGTAGTACTATTTTTAGGACTAATAATACAAGCAATAATTTTTGGTTCTATGAATACAACTTATCTAACAATTCCAAATTATATAAAAATTATAGAACTTATTATTCCCTCTTTCATGCTTGGATTAGTTTATTTAAAATGGGGCTTATTGCCACCTATTTTAATAAATTTTACTTATAATACACTATTTTTATCCTTACCAATACTAATATCAAAAAATAGTAATACACATATAGACAAATTGGTAATAATATTAAGTCTAATGTTACCTTTAATAATAGTTTTGATAAGTAAATTAGTATCAAAGTTAAGATTGAATAATACTAATCCTGAAAAAATTTATAATGGAGAATGGCAATCATCAAGATCAACATCTAAAGATTTGTATATTGACCTTGAAAAAGAGCCTGCTTATAAGCATATAAATTATAAAATAATTTATATACTAACAACTATATCTATAACTTTACTATTAGCATGGCCTTCATTTTCTCAACTGCCAAATAATACAAAAACAATGCAATTAACAAGACAGGAAGCCATAAATATTGCTAAAAGTTTTCTTAAAAAGAAAGATATAAATATAGAAGACAATCAAAAAGAAATAAACACTGATAGTAATAGCTGGTCAACTTTAACGCTTTTAGAAAACACCAAAGAAGATGTATTAATAGAGAAACTAGTACTTCAAGAAAATTCTAATTTATATAATTTATTATACGATTTAAATTACTTAAAAGGGCTACAATGGATAGTAAGATTCGTCAAATTTCATGGTACGCAAGCGGAAAAAACCGAAGAACATATAATTCATATTTCTTCAACAAAAAGTATAACGAGATATAAGCATATCGTTTTTGATCAAATTTCAGGCAGATATCTAACTCAAGAACAAGCAAAAAGTTTAGCAACAACTTTCATTCAAGATAAATTCAAAGTCAATATTAGCAATATAGTAGAAGTTTCAGCAAAAGATACACAAAAACAAAATAGAAAAGATTGGATTTTTATATTTAAAGATATCTCTCCTGAAATAAATAATAAACTGAAAGATTTACAACCAACTATAGTAATCAATATAGCAGGAGAAGAAATAGTAGATGCCTATAAGAAAATGAACATATCTCAAATCATCTCACGAGAAGAACAAAACCAAGAACAAATAGGAAATATAGTATCAGCTATAACCAGCACTTTATTTTTAATATTTATGATTATCGCTTTAATTCAATTCTTAAGTCTATATAAAATGAACAAGTTTAAACTTAGTAGTGTAAATCTATTTTTTACTCTTTACACTATAATATTAGTGATAAAAAGATCACTAAACTTTCCTGAAATTATATCCAACTTTAGCACTAGCAAGCCTTTTTACTTTCAATTAATCTCAAGCGAATTTATGTATTTTATTTATATTATAAGCTCTGCAATAGGTGTTTCATTAATCTTTGGTATTATATTAAGTAAACATCATAAAAACTATATTATACCAAAAATAAATCAAGAAACTTCCCAAGGAATATTATTAGGAATTTCTTTAGGAATAATAATAACCGGTATTACAATACTTATTGAATATATTATTTATCCTTCAAAACCAGTATCAATAATCTCAACACTGAATTCTTTCTATCCTATAGCACTTTATTCATTAAATCATATAGTAAACTATATAAACACTACTCTATACCTTATGTTTATTGCAAAACTGGCAGAATATAAAACAAATATTAGATCATTATTAATAATTACACTTAGTATATGCACTATAGTACCTATTGATATCAATATAAAACTAGATCAATGGCTCATAATGATATCCGTTATATCTATAGTTTTATTTATAATATATACAAAAATAATCAAGTATAATTTTAGCCTTATACCTATAACTTATGCCTGCATCTATCAGCTAAGTTTAATTAAAAGTTATCTAATATCAGATTGTTCTATATGCTATTTCTCTGGATTACCAATCGTAATAACATTAATCTTAATTTCTCTATGTAGTTTAATATTATTTAATTTTCTAAAATCTAAAAGCAATTATGAGCTTAAAAGCAGTAATATTACTATTCCAACAACAATTGTGCATTAAACTTAATTAATAAATTATTAAAAAATATTGATATTTTGTCCTATAATTTACTAATATGATTTATAAATAGTGTCTACTTTTATTATTGGAAATACTATGAATCATTTAGATTTAATAAAAACAGTATGTTTAATATTATTAATATCAAACTTTAATATAACCATTACAATTGAACCATATGGACCAACAGCTACCTATGGTACACATGTTGAACCATATAACATATGTGATAGAGAATATGCAGCAGGAATGAGAATCGCGCGAGAAGAACTATTTTCTCTTGAAATGCCTCAACCAAGAGGAACAATTAGAAGCAATGTTATACCGATAGCTCAAAGATATATGATCATGTTAAAAAAACATCAAGATATAGAATATAAGATTAAGTATTTTGAAGATAGAGTTTTTGAAAATAAAACGGTGGCAGAATTAGGAAGGCCTATGCAATTATATAGTAAGTGCCTTAGTGACATATTGGGATACAACACTGCTTTAACTTATAATATACCCACTGAAGAGAGTATTACTAATAAATTAAATCAACAGATATTATCGGGCCAACCAATGAGAGGTCAAACGAGATGTGACTTATTCTATCAGCAGGAAATGGAACGTACTTTAAACTATTTAAAAAGTAAATTAGATATTAATCTGCTAAAGCAAGCAGAACAATATATGGTTATGTGGAAACAATATCAGGATCTTAAATATAACTTGCAAATGATAGAGCTAAATGTATTAAGTATCGATATAGTAGCTAGATTGAGACTACCTTTACTTGCTTATACAAGATGCCAACGGTCAATGCTAACTAAAAGTTATTCTTTCAATATAAATAGATAAATTAGTTATCTAATTTTTGTAACAGATCTTCCCACTTATTATTATACTCCTCTAATCTTGATTTGGCTGATTCAAGCAATTTAACATTATGAAAATATTTATCAGTACCATATTCATAATTTAAGAAATCATTATTTATTTTTTCTATATCTTTTTCTAACTTAGAGATCTTAAGTTCAACAGAGCTTAACTCTTTTTTATACTGATTAATATCAACAGAACTCAAAATATACTCTTTTTTATCTGGAGATTTAAATTCCAACTTAGCTTTATTATTTTTTTGCCAAAAAATATAAGAATCATAATTTCCATGATGAACATAGATTTCGTTTTTACTTAAGATGAATAATTTATTAGCTAATTTACTTAAAAAATCTTGATCATGAGATACAAATAAAATCGTTCCTGAATATTGTTTTAAAGCTTGAAGTAATATCTCTTTAGATTGTAAGTCCAAATGATTGGTAGGTTCATCCAAAATTAAAAAGTTTGCTTTTGAAAGCAAAATTTTAACCATAGCTAACCTATTTCTCTCTCCGCCACTTAATACCGCAACTTTTTTATCAATATCATCTTTTGTAAATAAAAAGGAACCTAAAGTACTTCTAATACTAGATTCAGAAATCTCTTTGCTACAAGTTTTAACTATTTCTTGATAAACAGTGTTTTCTAAATTTAAAGCTAAAAGTTGATCTTGCTCAAAAATAGCATGTTTTACATTATGCCCAAATTCTATTAACGAACTCTTTTGATCATCCAAAGAATACTTTCCTATTAATAGATTAATAAAAGTAGTTTTACCAATACCATTAGCAGCTACAATTGCTATTTTATCATCTTTTTGAATTTCTCCCGATATATTATTAAAAATCAATTTATCATTAAAAATTTTTTTCAGATTTTTAAATCTTAATACCACTTTACCAGGACTATCAATAACAGGAAATTTTAATTTAAGATTATTAGATTTAGGTTCTACTTCTATTACATCTAATTTATCTAATTGTTTTATTAGACTCTGTGCCATCTTAGCTTTAGTAGCCTTATATCTAAATCTATCTATTAATTCTTGCTTTCTCTCTATTTCCTTCTGCTGCTTTTTATAAGCATTTTCCAAAATCTCATTTTGATGTTCTTTTATCAATAGATATTTACTGTAATTACCAGTAAAGATTTTTGCTTTTCCTCTTTCTAACTCTAAAATATAATCACAGCTATTATCTAGAAAGTATCTGTCGTGAGTAACCAATAAAAACCCAAATTTAGAATTTTTTAAAAAATCATGAAACCATAATTTAGTGTTTATATCAAGATGATTAGTAGGTTCATCAAAGAGATAAAAATCGGCTTCTTGTAACAATAACTTACTAAGTAAAAGCCTCATCTTCCAACCTACACTTAAATCTTTAACCGGCTTGTCAAAATCTTCAGAAGAAAAGCCTAAGTTATTCAAAATATTTTTAGTATTTTCTATAGCAACCACTTCGTTAAATTGCTCTAGTTCCTGAGTTATCTTAACATAAAGATCTAAATCTTTTTCCGGATTCAATGATATATTGTTCTCTAAATTCGATTCTAAATCTAATTTTTGTAATTTAAGCTGATTATAATAATCAAATACAGAAAAAACTTCGTCAAAAACCGTTTTAGTAGAAAGAAAAGTAAATTCTTGAGGCAAATAAGCTATCTTTTTATTTTTATCAATTTCAATAATTCCACTATCAACTTTTATATCGGAAGTTATAATTCTTAAAAGTGTAGATTTGCCAGCTCCATTGCGACCTACTACTCCTATACGCTGATTTTGCGATATAAAAATATCCACATCGTCAAATATAGTCTTATTAGAGAATAAAAGATTAATACTTTTTAATAAAATCATGGAAAATAGCTTTAATGTTTGATTTATAAATATATATAATTATATCATAATTACATATAAATAATATTATTTTTTTCTTTTATAGTACTGTTCCATGCAAGCAAGAGGATTCTTTAATCTAGTACTGTTTTGCTCAAAAACCCTTAAAGCACGATTAATACATCTATCCATATTGGCATTACGTCTCTTATCTTTAAAATCTATAGGCTGAATTTTATAACCCTGTATTACCATATTACCGATCATTAAATCATTATGATAAGGAATCTGATCTTTCATTGATTGGATATTTTCATAAATAATTTGACTTTGAGGATATAATCCACGTAACATAACAAAAGTAACTAGATTTATCCCTGGAGTCCAGTTTATGGGTTTATCTAAAAGCTTTTTATTAAAAAGTTTTTGTTTAAAATCACTATATATTTCATAGTTTTGAGTAGCTTGATAAGGTCGGTGACCTTGAGTAAAACGAGCAAGCTCTAATTTAGTTTTTTTCATATTAGATAAAAACAATTTTCTATCTGAATGCAAATTATTCACTAGCTTAATATTTTTGTGTTCAGAAAACATTTTTTGAATTTTAGGATCATTAATTTCAAAAAATACATAATCCCCCAATCTAGTAAAACAGTTCAATACATTGTAAAAATTATCAAAAATATTAAAACAATAATTATGTATAATCGATATATCAAAGTGCTCACATTTTGATAAAATATCTATGTCCTTATAATTAATATTAGTTGGATTAAGCAGTACTATATTATGCAAATGACTCCTCTTTATTTCATGTATAACTCTTTTGTAATCTTTGCCCAAAAATAAAACTATGCATACTGATTTATTAAACTTGCTAGCACATTTCAGTGTATATTCTATTGAATTATCTGTAACTTCCAATATAGTTATAGGTCTCTTAAACTTTTGTAAAAGATTTTCTATATCTTGAAAGTTATTTGCATTACATATACCATGCAATAATAAACATAAAGTAATAGTTATAAATTGATAAATTGCTCTTAATTTATTAAAGTTAAACATAAGCAAGCCCTCGATTTAATTATTATAATAATTTAGAAAACACATTTAAT of the Candidatus Babela massiliensis genome contains:
- a CDS encoding ABC-F family ATP-binding cassette domain-containing protein, with the translated sequence MILLKSINLLFSNKTIFDDVDIFISQNQRIGVVGRNGAGKSTLLRIITSDIKVDSGIIEIDKNKKIAYLPQEFTFLSTKTVFDEVFSVFDYYNQLKLQKLDLESNLENNISLNPEKDLDLYVKITQELEQFNEVVAIENTKNILNNLGFSSEDFDKPVKDLSVGWKMRLLLSKLLLQEADFYLFDEPTNHLDINTKLWFHDFLKNSKFGFLLVTHDRYFLDNSCDYILELERGKAKIFTGNYSKYLLIKEHQNEILENAYKKQQKEIERKQELIDRFRYKATKAKMAQSLIKQLDKLDVIEVEPKSNNLKLKFPVIDSPGKVVLRFKNLKKIFNDKLIFNNISGEIQKDDKIAIVAANGIGKTTFINLLIGKYSLDDQKSSLIEFGHNVKHAIFEQDQLLALNLENTVYQEIVKTCSKEISESSIRSTLGSFLFTKDDIDKKVAVLSGGERNRLAMVKILLSKANFLILDEPTNHLDLQSKEILLQALKQYSGTILFVSHDQDFLSKLANKLFILSKNEIYVHHGNYDSYIFWQKNNKAKLEFKSPDKKEYILSSVDINQYKKELSSVELKISKLEKDIEKINNDFLNYEYGTDKYFHNVKLLESAKSRLEEYNNKWEDLLQKLDN
- a CDS encoding CPBP family intramembrane metalloprotease, which gives rise to MNKLAFKKSILWLLFLTLSLLSSYVAITYFTKAIPLLKIQINSDKNKILKKARKLSAKYGIGPKDFKQSAYFICEHNIQNYIELELNQASSIEDIIEKKLYYPYTWQVRHFQEYNANESVIKFTPEGKFYGFIEHISENEPGSSLSEEEAQAIIKNFLNKETSIDLNEYTLISHSSEHRINGRTDHTFIYQKNLMTPCLKHCLTLSICGNKVTVMNHYIDIPEVFMRKFDQLKSSSEWINTCANMTVYTLYIFLGLLVGLLYLIKKNLLITRPAIMLGFVLAITELFYKLNEIPLSWFYYNTANSLSSHQINYIGGNLTMFIVYIFLYVSTIAVAEGLTRRAFKNHIQFWKILRPSVISTYQTIIQIIVSYLILPIYITFIILFYTFVIKYFGWWSPSTSLINPNILSIYLPGFSVVTYSLRSSIWQECLFRAIPLSFCSIISEEKKYKNVVLFLGLIIQAIIFGSMNTTYLTIPNYIKIIELIIPSFMLGLVYLKWGLLPPILINFTYNTLFLSLPILISKNSNTHIDKLVIILSLMLPLIIVLISKLVSKLRLNNTNPEKIYNGEWQSSRSTSKDLYIDLEKEPAYKHINYKIIYILTTISITLLLAWPSFSQLPNNTKTMQLTRQEAINIAKSFLKKKDINIEDNQKEINTDSNSWSTLTLLENTKEDVLIEKLVLQENSNLYNLLYDLNYLKGLQWIVRFVKFHGTQAEKTEEHIIHISSTKSITRYKHIVFDQISGRYLTQEQAKSLATTFIQDKFKVNISNIVEVSAKDTQKQNRKDWIFIFKDISPEINNKLKDLQPTIVINIAGEEIVDAYKKMNISQIISREEQNQEQIGNIVSAITSTLFLIFMIIALIQFLSLYKMNKFKLSSVNLFFTLYTIILVIKRSLNFPEIISNFSTSKPFYFQLISSEFMYFIYIISSAIGVSLIFGIILSKHHKNYIIPKINQETSQGILLGISLGIIITGITILIEYIIYPSKPVSIISTLNSFYPIALYSLNHIVNYINTTLYLMFIAKLAEYKTNIRSLLIITLSICTIVPIDINIKLDQWLIMISVISIVLFIIYTKIIKYNFSLIPITYACIYQLSLIKSYLISDCSICYFSGLPIVITLILISLCSLILFNFLKSKSNYELKSSNITIPTTIVH